The DNA region GTAACGAGAGAATCTCTTACCGTGTCAGAAAGCTTATCGCAGGCTACAACCCAGTCATCAACCGTTTCTTTTCCATCAACGACTGCATTTACATGGCCGTAGAATTCTGCCTTCGGTACTACTTCGCTGTCAACTGCTGCAAATCCGCCAATGTATGGCTTGTAGCCGTTGTCGAAGGACTGGAATGTGGAAAGAACCATCGGATCAAGGATGTCTTTTGTTAAATCTGTAGCGCCAACGACT from Anaerotignum faecicola includes:
- a CDS encoding carbohydrate ABC transporter substrate-binding protein — translated: MSSVEEVYIPAASENVDAAKDFLAFLYSDEAIKLNAEKTGGIPPVVGATDLTKDILDPMVLSTFQSFDNGYKPYIGGFAAVDSEVVPKAEFYGHVNAVVDGKETVDDWVVACDKLSDTVRDSLVT